The genomic window GGACCAATTCATTATAAGTTGTTTTGAAATGTTCAATCTTTTTATAAGTTAAATGAGGTGTAAATGAATCTTTAATTAATTGGgtgatatattaataatttttatttttttaagaatctATATTCTTATTTAAACCGTAGTTAAGTTGGTATCATAGTTCAACTATTAccaactcaataaatttcttttttcttgttttattgtacttttaaaataatagtaGTAAAACTTTTGCATATGATCCAATTTGAACCCATACCAccaacatttataaaaaaatttatcactttaatcaaaactttattttgatttttttatacacACTTTAGTGTTATTACCCAAATTGTTTCACTCGTATTTTTTTAttgtgttatttttaaacacacatttgtGTTCTAAATACATAGTTTCCACACATATATATGTGATAAAATTTCTAGTGTTGATAATGTCATTAATTGAGTTAATGTCTCAAGCCAACTCGATACAAGTCAAGAAAAATGACAATTGGAGtatatttagtattattaatttgatgcatttacctatttaaattttcttttacggataacttaaacaaaattttgtatatattacacatgttataaatattaatttcaaaccttaaatttcattatttattatatagaaTTTAAATTTCTAATAATTCTTATTATTTACACCTTTAGTGTCatcatataattttaaaattgaaatcatatcttatttattttttgtgtaaAGTATTTTAATTGTGTGTGTAATAATATTGGAAATGCCTAAAACAACCAAGGAAGTTGCCTTAGGAACCACGTTTCTTTCTCCCCATACACCAGTATTTAGGGGGGCTTTGTATCTCATGCTGCCTTTTTCTCTCTTAAACACCCTCTCTTATCTTTCAGGTTTACTACTTTTTTACTTCCATGGCTTCTCCCTTTTCTCTCTCAATCCTTAACTTTATCATCCTTTCCCCCAACTTCCCTTAGCTTTATATAACCTTTCTTCCTATCTCTTTTTCTTCATCACtttccatttcaatttgattttgttttctcTGTTGCTTGCTTTGGACATTAAGAACTTCACCTGTCTGGTCAgttcatacatatgtatacacAGATACATATATTTAGACAGAGATTAAAAGGGTGTGTTTTCTAAGGACTTTCAACTGAAAATTGTGGGggttctttttttccttttttttttttgcagattTTGGAACACAAGCTTTAGTGTTTAAGGTTGTTCCAGGAATGGCAAACATTGGTGCAATTGGTCAAGAAAATGATCAAATGGATTTGCCCCCAGGTTTCAGGTTCCATCCAACAGATGAAGAGCTTATTTCTCACTACTTATACAAGAAAGTTCTTGACGTTAACTTCAGTGCTAAAGCCATTGGAGAGGTGGATTTGAACAAGTCTGAGCCTTGGGAATTACCTTGTAAGAGTTGTTAATTTAACCTTTTTTGTCAAACATGTGACTGTTTTCTTGAAAGAAATTTCTTATGTGTTGTTTGGTTGCAGGGAAAGCGAAAATGGGTGAGAAAGAATGGTATTTTTTCTGTGTGAGGGACAGGAAATACCCTACGGGGTTGAGGACAAATAGGGCGACTGATTCAGGGTACTGGAAAGCAACGGGGAAAGACAAAGAGATTTATAGAGGGAAATCATTGGTTGGGATGAAGAAAACACTTGTTTTTTACAAAGGGAGAGCTCCAAAAGGTGAAAAAACCAACTGGGTCATGCATGAATACAGACTGGAAGGCAAGTATTCAGTCCACAATCTCCCTAAAACTGCCAAGgtaaaaccatcaattttcttttcctctgtTTTCCTTCTGTGTTAAAAGCAAGTTAAATCAATGGAGTTTTTGATGGATCTTTTTGCTTGTTTGTTTGTAGAATGAATGGGTTATTTGCAGGGTGTTTCAAAAGAGTTCTGGTGGGAAGAAAACTCATATTTCAGGTCTGGTTAATATGGgttcatttggaaatgaattggGTCCTTCCGTTCTTCCACCATTAATGGATTCTTCTTCAAGTTTCAATGCCAAGAAAAACCCTGTTTCTGAATCGGTTTACGTGCCCTGCTTCTCCAATCCCGTCGACGTTCAACGCATTCAACTCGACACAATCGATCATTTTCCCGAGAATCCTCTCCTCCTCCCTGTTTCATCGAATCCAACAGATATTTTCCCGAGATTCCAAGCTCCAAACCCTTTCTTCTCGGCTCAACCCGTCACTTTCCCACCCAATCTTCACCTCCCTGGCTCTGTTTTAATGCAAGACCAATCCATCCTCAGGGATTTACTTGAAAACCATGGATCAAACATGAAATCAGAGAGGGAACCAATGGTTAGTGTTTCACAAGAAACTGGTTTAACCACTGATATCAACAATGAAATCTCTTCTGTTGTGTCCAATCTGGAGATTCGAAAGAGGCCATTTAATGATCAACAACACCCTTCTGCTTCAACTGGACCTCTGGATTTCGATTGTTTCTGGCATTACTGAAAAAAAAATCCCATTATTGTCTGCAAAATTAGAGTTTATGTTACTATTATTgtctgccaaaaaaaaaaaaacaccatggTTGGAGTTTGTGTACGAGATTTTCATTCAAGTGCTCTAAAATCACAACTTTGAaagaaattgaagcttaaaatcatgtaatataaaattataattaaatcccaatattacaaaaaaaaaacttttaaactgCTCTTCTTTCTGAGTTTTGGTTATTTccgtatttaaaaaaatattattttattgtatgatgtaatattattatcattattgtcAATTTGCATAGATATAGTATTTGTCAGATATGAGATTCAATTGGTAGCAAACTGATgattatttttcttgattttaattaaaataatggcAATTCAGCCTGTAGGATGTTACTGCTTACATCAATGGTGGCATGAGTTTCATTCTTATATTTCTTGTTTTATTCCCTAAATCTTCATCTTATATCACCATATGCGGCTTTTCAATCCAATTTTACTActattcatctttttctttcaattttgtaattctcaaaatatgatttatatatttttatctattatttcttttatgcttaactttttttttaaaaaaaatttcatttgagcTCTCGGACGTTAGAATTTCTATCAATCAAGTTCTTTAACGGGTCATTTTAATGGTTAGCTGTTAAAGTGAAATGATTTGTCGTTTTCTATTTTTTGGTTGAGTTAATTGCGTAGATATTctcaaattatgattttttttttaaattggtcccaaacttcaaaatattttagttaCCTTCTTAAACTATCAATGTTTTATCAATCAATGTCTTTTGTTATTAAAACCATTAAATGTCACATTAAATCTTATGTAACTAAGTTTAAAATGAAAGttttaaagaaatataaaatgttGCCGCATAACTtttaaaagcaaaaataaaaaataaagtaaagaaaaaaagagtgaACAATAAagcttttgtaaaagttttgaaaacctcaaaatctattttttacaagattaattttattcttaaattttttattttaaattatgtcacataagatttaacttattatttaattgttaaattaacagaaaaacttaattaatataacttAGATAATTTGgggatataattaaaataatttgaagtttTGAATATCCAAGATTTCAGTATAAAAAC from Gossypium hirsutum isolate 1008001.06 chromosome D12, Gossypium_hirsutum_v2.1, whole genome shotgun sequence includes these protein-coding regions:
- the LOC107946529 gene encoding NAC domain-containing protein 100 — encoded protein: MANIGAIGQENDQMDLPPGFRFHPTDEELISHYLYKKVLDVNFSAKAIGEVDLNKSEPWELPWKAKMGEKEWYFFCVRDRKYPTGLRTNRATDSGYWKATGKDKEIYRGKSLVGMKKTLVFYKGRAPKGEKTNWVMHEYRLEGKYSVHNLPKTAKNEWVICRVFQKSSGGKKTHISGLVNMGSFGNELGPSVLPPLMDSSSSFNAKKNPVSESVYVPCFSNPVDVQRIQLDTIDHFPENPLLLPVSSNPTDIFPRFQAPNPFFSAQPVTFPPNLHLPGSVLMQDQSILRDLLENHGSNMKSEREPMVSVSQETGLTTDINNEISSVVSNLEIRKRPFNDQQHPSASTGPLDFDCFWHY